In Denticeps clupeoides chromosome 1, fDenClu1.1, whole genome shotgun sequence, a single window of DNA contains:
- the LOC114793095 gene encoding oocyte zinc finger protein XlCOF6-like has protein sequence MDPSLSLSSTETRTVVQNNTHVPLKMLSVVLTRLDHGKTLEPTGSDEKNISNSAAGTKVVKRRMRNTTAETFQCKQESNKSFIQVEKLQSHQKIHTGEKNYQCVECGKGFSCKGSLKVHQKIHTGEKNYQCVECGKGFSCKGSLKVHQMIHTGEKPYQCVECGKSFSRRSNLNKHQIIHTGEKNYQCVECGTSFSQRSNLKKHQMIHTGEKPYQCVECGKSFSERSQLKIHQMIHTGEKPYQCVVCGKSFSRRSNLKKHQMIHTGEKNYQCVECGKGFSCAGYLKVHQRIHTGEKPYQCGHCGKRFLRPSHLQVHQKLHTGEKPYQCVQCGKSFSRPSLLQVHQRIHTGEKPYQCVECGKSFSRPSQLEVHQRTHTGEKPYQCVECGTSFSQRSHLKKHQMIHTGEKPYQCVYCGKRFSQPLNLKRHQMIHTGEKPYQCVECGKSFTQRSDLNKHQIIHTEEKPYQCVECGKSFSHAKYLKAHWRIHTGEKPYQCVECGKSFTQRSDLKKHQMKHTGEMPYQCVECGKSFTQRSDLKTHQMIHTGEKPYQCVECGTSFSERSKLKRHQMIHTGDKPYQCVECGKSFTQRSELKTHQMIHTGEKPYQCVECGKRFSQPLILKRHQLIHTGEKPYQCVECGKSFTQASSLKVHQRTHTGEKPYNCVECGKSFTQASSLKVHQRTHTGEKPYQCVECGKSFTQASHLNIHRMKHTGEKPYQCVECGKRFSQPLTLKWHRMMHTGEKPYQFVDCWKKFSHPLILKWYQMLHTGEKPYPCVE, from the exons atggatcccagtctgtctctgtcgtccactgagaccaggactgtggtccagaacaacacacacgttCCACTGAAGATGTTATCAGTTGTTCTTACACGACTGGACCACGGTAAAactctggaaccaacaggaagtgaCGAGAAGAACATCTCCAACTCTG CTG CTGGAACCAAAGTTGTCAAGAGAAGAATGAGGAACACAACTGCAGAGACATTCCAATGCAAACAAGAGTCTAACAAGAGTTTTATACAAGTAGAAAAACTTCAGTcgcaccagaagatacatactggagagaagaactaccagtgtgtggagtgtggaaaggGTTTTTCATGTAAAGgatcccttaaagtccaccagaagatacatactggagagaagaactaccagtgtgtggagtgtggaaaggGTTTTTCATGTAAAGgatcccttaaagtccaccagatgatacatactggagaaaagccctaccagtgtgtagagtgtgggaagagtttttcacgaaGATCAAACCTTAATAAACACCAGAtaatacatactggagagaagaattaccagtgtgtggagtgtgggacgAGTTTTTCACAAAgatcaaaccttaaaaaacaccagatgatacatactggagagaagccctaccagtgtgtagagtgtgggaagagtttttcagaaAGATCACagcttaaaatacaccagatgatacatactggagaaaagccctaccagtgtgtagtgtgtgggaagagtttttcacgaagatcaaaccttaaaaaacaccagatgatacatactggagagaagaaCTACCAATGTGTTGAGTGTGGAAAGGGTTTTTCATGTGCAGGataccttaaagtccaccagaggatacatactggagagaagccctaccagtgtggacactgtgggaagagatttttacgaccatcacaccttcaagtccaccagaagctacatactggagagaagccctaccagtgtgtacagtgtgggaagagtttttcacgacCATCActgcttcaagtccaccagaggatacatactggagagaagccctaccagtgtgtagagtgtgggaagagtttttcacgacCATCACAGCTtgaagtccaccagaggacacatactggagagaagccctaccagtgtgtagagtgtgggacgAGTTTTTCACAAAGATCacaccttaaaaaacaccagatgatacatactggagagaagccctaccagtgtgtatactgtgggaagaggttttcacaaccATTAAACCTTAAAAGGCACCagatgatacatactggagagaagccctaccagtgtgtagagtgtgggaagagttttacacaaagaTCAGACCTTAATAAACACCAGATAATACATACtgaagagaagccctaccagtgtgtagagtgtgggaagagtttttcacatgcaAAATACCTTAAAGCCCACTGGAgaatacatactggagagaagccctaccagtgtgtagagtgtgggaagagttttacacaaagatcagaccttaaaaaacaccagatgaaacatactggagagatgccctaccagtgtgtagagtgtgggaagagttttacacaaagaTCAGaccttaaaacacaccagatgatacatactggagagaagccctaccaatgtgtagagtgtgggacgAGTTTTTCAGaaagatcaaagcttaaaaggcaccagatgatacatactggagataagccctaccagtgtgtagagtgtgggaagagttttacacaaagaTCAGAACTTAAAACACACCagatgatacatactggagagaagccctaccagtgtgtagagtgtgggaagaggttttcacaaccATTAATCCTTAAAAGGCACCAGttgatacatactggagagaagccctaccagtgtgtagagtgtgggaagagttttacacaagcatcaagccttaaagtccaccagaggacacatactggagagaagccctacaattgtgtagagtgtgggaagagttttacacaagcatcaagccttaaagtccaccagaggacacatactggagagaagccctaccagtgtgtagagtgtgggaagagttttacacaagcatcacaccttaacaTACACCGCATgaaacatactggagagaagccctaccagtgtgtagagtgtgggaagaggttttcacaaccATTAACCCTTAAATGGCACCGGATgatgcatactggagagaagccctaccagtttGTAGACTGTTGGAAAAAGTTTTCACATCCATTAATCCTTAAATGGTACCAGATgctacatactggagagaagccctacccgTGTGTAGAgtga